A window from Sinorhizobium fredii encodes these proteins:
- a CDS encoding acetoacetate--CoA ligase: MQTDRPLWVPDAETLARSPMAQFITWCEARFGRRFSDYDAFHGWSVAERGDFWTAVWEHCGVVGERGGRALINGERMLEARFFPDAKLNFAENLLRGSGGDDALIFRGEDKVRYRLSWDELRSLVSRLQQALKAQGIGVGDRVAAMMPNLPETIALMLATASLGAIWSSCSPDFGKQGVLDRFGQIGPKLFVACDGYWYNGKRQDVDAKVRAVAETLRVPTLVVPYAGDSAALAAAIDGGVTLADFIAAFEAEPLAFERLPFSHPLYILFSSGTTGVPKCIVHSAGGTLLQHLKEHRFHCGLKEGERLFYFTTCGWMMWNWLASGLAVGATLCLYDGSPFYPDGNVLFDFAAEERFAVFGTSAKYIDAVRKGGLTPATTHHLSALRLMTSTGSPLSPEGFSFVYEGIKSDVQLASISGGTDIVSCFVLGNPLKPVWRGEIQGPGLGLAVDVWNDEGKPVRGEKGELVCTRAFPSMPVMFWNDPEGAKYRAAYFERFDNVWCHGDFAEWTPHGGIVIHGRSDATLNPGGVRIGTAEIYNQVEQMPEVAEALCIGQDWQDDVRVILFVRLAPEVALTEELTQAIKARIRVGASPRHVPAKIIPVADIPRTKSGKIVELAVRDVVHGRPVKNREALANPEALDLFAGLEALKT, encoded by the coding sequence GTTCTCCGACTACGATGCCTTTCACGGCTGGTCCGTGGCGGAGCGCGGCGATTTCTGGACTGCCGTTTGGGAGCATTGCGGCGTCGTCGGTGAGCGCGGCGGTCGAGCGCTGATCAACGGCGAGCGGATGCTCGAAGCCCGCTTCTTCCCCGACGCGAAACTCAACTTTGCCGAAAATCTGTTGCGTGGCAGCGGTGGCGATGACGCCTTGATCTTCCGTGGCGAAGACAAGGTCCGCTATCGGCTTTCATGGGACGAGTTGCGCAGTCTCGTCTCACGCCTGCAGCAGGCGCTGAAGGCGCAGGGGATCGGCGTCGGCGACCGTGTCGCGGCGATGATGCCGAACTTGCCGGAGACGATCGCGCTGATGCTCGCCACCGCCTCGCTCGGCGCCATCTGGTCCTCCTGTTCTCCGGATTTCGGCAAACAGGGCGTTCTCGACCGCTTCGGCCAGATCGGTCCAAAGCTCTTCGTCGCCTGCGATGGCTACTGGTACAACGGCAAGCGCCAAGACGTCGACGCGAAGGTGCGCGCCGTGGCGGAGACGCTTCGTGTGCCGACCCTCGTCGTCCCCTATGCCGGCGACAGCGCCGCACTTGCAGCGGCAATTGACGGCGGCGTGACGCTTGCCGATTTCATCGCCGCTTTCGAAGCCGAGCCGCTTGCCTTCGAGCGCCTGCCCTTCAGCCATCCGCTCTACATCCTGTTCTCCTCCGGCACGACGGGCGTGCCGAAATGCATCGTGCATTCCGCCGGCGGAACGCTTCTCCAGCACCTCAAGGAGCACCGCTTCCACTGCGGCCTGAAAGAGGGCGAGAGGCTCTTCTACTTCACCACCTGCGGCTGGATGATGTGGAACTGGCTGGCCTCCGGCCTGGCAGTCGGCGCAACCTTGTGCCTCTATGACGGCTCGCCCTTCTATCCAGATGGCAACGTCCTCTTCGACTTCGCGGCCGAGGAGCGCTTCGCCGTGTTCGGGACTTCGGCAAAATACATTGATGCGGTACGCAAAGGCGGGCTGACGCCGGCGACGACGCACCATCTCTCGGCGCTCAGGCTGATGACCTCGACCGGCTCGCCGCTTTCGCCGGAGGGCTTCTCTTTCGTCTATGAGGGGATCAAATCCGACGTCCAGCTCGCCTCGATTTCCGGCGGCACCGACATCGTCTCCTGCTTCGTGCTCGGCAACCCGCTGAAGCCGGTCTGGCGCGGCGAAATCCAGGGCCCGGGATTAGGCCTTGCCGTCGATGTTTGGAACGACGAGGGCAAGCCGGTGCGCGGCGAGAAGGGCGAACTGGTGTGCACCAGGGCGTTTCCGTCGATGCCGGTGATGTTCTGGAACGATCCCGAAGGTGCCAAGTATCGCGCCGCCTATTTCGAGCGCTTTGACAATGTCTGGTGCCATGGCGACTTTGCCGAATGGACGCCACATGGCGGCATCGTCATCCACGGCCGCTCCGACGCGACGCTCAATCCGGGCGGCGTGCGCATCGGTACGGCGGAAATCTACAATCAGGTCGAGCAGATGCCGGAGGTCGCGGAAGCGCTCTGCATCGGCCAGGACTGGCAGGACGACGTTCGGGTGATCCTGTTCGTGCGCCTCGCGCCGGAGGTTGCGTTGACCGAGGAGCTGACGCAGGCGATCAAGGCGCGAATCCGCGTCGGCGCCTCGCCCCGGCACGTGCCGGCGAAGATCATCCCCGTCGCCGACATTCCCCGCACCAAATCCGGCAAGATCGTCGAGCTCGCCGTGCGCGACGTGGTGCATGGCCGGCCGGTCAAGAACAGGGAGGCGCTCGCCAATCCCGAGGCGCTCGATCTCTTTGCCGGACTGGAGGCGCTGAAGACCTGA
- a CDS encoding PAS domain S-box protein, with the protein MPARQYPFIDIAVHARVREHFARGDASVLFSKDLARVLWANDQGAKLFGIASVYDFIDSPLNPNDLSLRQLRAAAAQLAAVDDRRQLLIRIAAGFRRLPLNATVEMIRIRPGEDAVLFTAPHNGKALSPEDRAAAMIAGLDGPDTHMAVLDDDGSVIAQSPGFEHLGLSDDIRRTLVSAVAREKDRLIKRLVATEKGQLPAAIGRISDHPALHLLFAVEATLEAPDSGETTATDGPDAIAVAAAEVETGQDAASPAAPDEPAESPVQEDASETVSITELGATEEQPADTTPVEEEQSEPALQSGDETSEPIASAGTPESGPQVATSHAASGTTAESDFTFTPGSRAVRFVWKIDAEGRFSEISEEFAAAVGPRSAGVVGLTFAELADRYDLDPDHKINALLHRRDTWSGKTILWPVEGTSLKVPVDLAALPTYSRSREFDGFRGFGIVRLADAVEDERASGLALALAPRQEEMTGEAPAEGVSDAAGDPTEAELQASDSADAPPGEPEEGAAGDTPAAEDPFAGERPALRIVDAPVRAPSDKVIDLDEHRPAGSGALTRGEQAAFREIARQLGAHFVEPTPPPSAVRSDDARSASNLTSAEDTTTESTSADDATAARLEETAPTTGGEAPPAPRGGVGMSSEILDRLPVALLIHHGDALLHANPEFLRLTGYPTLGAFEQEGGLEALFAYGSESGEREPDGTMTLVRANGQLAPVSAHLHSIQWEGRSALMLALSPAVTRAVETARPVAEAPPGAEARLRMEIDELRSILETATDGVVVLGQEGDIRTMNRSASALFNYDEEEMRGKPFAALFAHESQKAVIDYLHGLSGHGVASVLNDGREVIGREAGGGFIPLFMTIGRLSSSNGYCAVIRDITQWKRTEEELRNAKRAAETANAHKTEFLARVSHEIRTPLNAIIGFSDMMASEHFGPVGHPRYIEYAGDIGRSGRHVLDIVNDLLDISKIEAGEMELDFSAVDLNEAVSEAVSLVQPQANSQRVIIRTSLSGSVPEVVADDRSIKQIALNILANAIRFTPSGGQIVVSTSYETNGSVILRIRDTGIGMTRNELDQAMKPFRQVTTGGRKRGEGTGLGLPLTKAMAEANRAQFAISSAPNEGTLVEVSFPSQRVLAN; encoded by the coding sequence ATGCCCGCGAGACAGTATCCATTCATCGACATTGCCGTGCATGCACGGGTGCGGGAGCATTTTGCCCGCGGCGATGCGTCGGTTCTCTTCTCGAAGGATCTGGCGCGCGTCCTGTGGGCAAACGACCAAGGCGCCAAGCTGTTCGGCATCGCGTCGGTCTACGACTTCATCGATAGTCCGCTCAACCCGAACGACCTGTCGCTGCGCCAGTTGCGCGCCGCCGCGGCGCAGCTTGCCGCCGTCGACGACCGGCGCCAGTTGTTGATCCGGATCGCGGCCGGCTTCCGCCGGCTGCCGCTCAACGCGACCGTCGAGATGATCCGCATCCGGCCCGGCGAGGACGCCGTTCTCTTCACCGCGCCGCACAACGGCAAGGCGCTTTCCCCGGAAGACCGCGCCGCCGCGATGATCGCCGGGCTGGACGGACCCGACACGCACATGGCCGTGCTAGACGACGACGGCAGCGTCATCGCCCAATCGCCCGGATTCGAGCATCTGGGCCTGTCGGACGACATCCGGCGGACGCTCGTCTCGGCGGTGGCGCGTGAGAAAGACCGGCTGATCAAGCGCCTCGTCGCGACCGAGAAGGGGCAATTGCCTGCTGCAATCGGCAGGATTTCCGATCACCCGGCCCTCCATCTTCTCTTCGCCGTCGAGGCCACGCTGGAGGCGCCGGATAGCGGAGAAACCACCGCCACGGACGGGCCAGACGCAATCGCCGTGGCTGCGGCAGAGGTCGAGACCGGCCAAGACGCCGCTTCGCCGGCCGCGCCGGACGAGCCTGCCGAATCTCCGGTGCAGGAAGATGCTTCGGAGACCGTATCGATAACCGAGCTCGGCGCAACCGAAGAGCAGCCGGCCGATACGACGCCGGTCGAGGAAGAACAGAGCGAACCGGCGCTTCAGTCCGGCGACGAGACTTCAGAGCCGATAGCGAGCGCAGGGACTCCCGAGTCCGGGCCGCAAGTGGCGACGTCGCACGCCGCCAGCGGCACGACTGCGGAGTCGGACTTCACCTTCACGCCGGGCAGCCGCGCCGTCCGCTTCGTCTGGAAAATCGATGCGGAGGGGCGCTTTAGCGAGATCTCTGAGGAATTCGCAGCCGCCGTCGGCCCGAGATCGGCCGGAGTGGTGGGCCTGACCTTCGCCGAGCTTGCGGACCGCTACGATCTCGATCCCGACCACAAGATCAACGCGCTTCTGCATCGCCGCGACACCTGGTCCGGCAAGACCATCCTGTGGCCGGTCGAGGGGACGAGCCTCAAGGTGCCGGTCGACCTCGCCGCCCTGCCGACCTATTCCCGTTCGCGCGAGTTCGACGGTTTCCGCGGCTTCGGCATCGTGCGGCTCGCTGACGCGGTCGAGGACGAAAGGGCGAGCGGCCTGGCGCTCGCCCTTGCGCCCCGCCAAGAGGAAATGACGGGCGAAGCTCCGGCCGAGGGCGTTTCCGACGCCGCTGGAGATCCGACGGAAGCGGAGTTGCAGGCGTCCGATTCGGCCGATGCCCCGCCGGGCGAACCTGAGGAGGGCGCGGCGGGAGACACGCCGGCGGCGGAAGACCCGTTTGCCGGCGAACGGCCCGCCCTTCGCATCGTCGATGCTCCGGTGCGCGCACCCTCCGACAAGGTCATCGATCTCGATGAGCATCGGCCGGCGGGCTCCGGGGCGCTGACACGCGGCGAGCAGGCGGCCTTCCGTGAAATCGCGCGGCAGCTCGGCGCGCATTTCGTTGAGCCGACGCCGCCGCCGAGTGCGGTGCGCAGCGATGATGCGCGCTCGGCGAGCAACCTGACTTCGGCAGAAGACACCACCACCGAAAGCACGTCGGCGGATGACGCGACCGCCGCCCGGCTGGAGGAGACGGCTCCGACGACCGGCGGCGAGGCACCCCCTGCCCCGCGCGGCGGCGTCGGCATGAGCAGCGAAATCCTTGACCGCCTGCCGGTCGCGCTCCTCATTCATCACGGCGACGCGCTGCTCCACGCCAATCCAGAATTTCTGCGGCTGACCGGCTACCCGACGCTCGGCGCCTTCGAGCAGGAGGGAGGCCTGGAAGCCCTCTTCGCCTATGGCAGCGAATCCGGAGAGCGCGAGCCGGACGGGACGATGACCCTGGTGCGCGCCAATGGTCAGCTCGCTCCGGTCAGCGCCCATCTCCACTCGATCCAGTGGGAGGGGAGAAGCGCGCTGATGCTGGCGCTAAGCCCCGCCGTCACCCGGGCCGTCGAGACGGCCAGACCCGTGGCAGAGGCCCCGCCTGGGGCCGAGGCGCGGCTCAGGATGGAAATCGACGAACTCCGCTCGATCCTCGAGACGGCCACCGACGGCGTCGTGGTCCTCGGCCAGGAGGGCGATATTCGGACGATGAACCGCTCGGCAAGCGCGCTCTTCAACTATGACGAAGAGGAGATGCGCGGAAAGCCGTTTGCCGCTCTCTTCGCGCATGAGAGCCAGAAGGCGGTGATCGACTATCTGCACGGCCTTTCCGGCCATGGTGTCGCAAGCGTGCTGAACGACGGCCGGGAAGTGATCGGCCGGGAGGCGGGCGGCGGCTTCATTCCGCTGTTCATGACGATCGGGCGGCTCTCCTCCTCCAACGGCTATTGCGCCGTCATCCGCGACATAACCCAATGGAAGCGGACCGAGGAGGAACTGCGCAACGCCAAGCGTGCCGCCGAGACCGCGAACGCCCACAAGACCGAATTCCTCGCACGGGTCAGCCACGAGATCCGCACGCCGCTCAACGCCATCATCGGCTTTTCCGACATGATGGCGAGCGAGCATTTCGGACCGGTCGGCCACCCACGCTATATCGAATATGCCGGCGACATCGGCCGGTCGGGCCGGCATGTGCTCGACATTGTCAACGACCTGCTCGACATCTCGAAGATCGAAGCCGGGGAGATGGAGCTCGATTTCAGCGCCGTCGACCTCAACGAGGCGGTCTCCGAAGCGGTCTCGCTGGTGCAGCCGCAGGCCAACAGCCAGCGGGTGATCATCCGCACCTCGCTGTCCGGCTCGGTGCCGGAGGTCGTGGCCGACGACCGCTCGATCAAGCAGATCGCGCTCAACATCCTGGCGAACGCCATCCGCTTCACGCCGTCCGGCGGGCAGATCGTCGTGTCGACGTCCTATGAGACGAATGGCAGCGTCATCCTCCGGATCCGCGACACGGGCATCGGCATGACGCGCAACGAGCTCGACCAAGCGATGAAGCCGTTCCGGCAGGTGACGACCGGCGGGCGCAAGCGCGGCGAAGGCACCGGCCTCGGCCTGCCGCTGACGAAGGCGATGGCCGAGGCAAACCGCGCCCAGTTCGCCATCAGCTCCGCGCCCAACGAGGGCACGCTGGTCGAAGTGTCCTTCCCGTCGCAACGCGTCTTGGCGAACTGA
- a CDS encoding aromatic ring-hydroxylating oxygenase subunit alpha: MTANSPSVHELLARRVAGFSLEQPFYTSREIYELDLKHIFYKEWLYAVPACQLAKAGSYVTLRVGAYEVIIVRGRDGEIRAFHNSCRHRGSLVCKAREGQVAKLVCPYHQWTYDLDGKLIWANDMGPGFDASQFGLKPVNLRNLEGLIYICLSDTPPDFEPFAKLARPYLEVHELKDAKVAFTSTIVEKGNWKLVWENNRECYHCSSNHPALCRSFPLDPEVAGVQADGGVSPRLQVHFDRCAAAGAPAQFVLAGDGQYRLARMPLQEKALSYTMDGKAAVARNLGRVAPPDAGTLLMFHYPSTWNHFLPDHSLTFRVVPISPTETEVTTTWLVHKDAVEGVDYDLKRLTEVWIATNDEDREIVETNQQGIFSPAYVPGPYSPGQESGVTQFVDWYAAWLERAVAPLRVAAE; this comes from the coding sequence ATGACAGCCAATTCGCCATCCGTCCATGAACTGCTTGCCCGCCGCGTCGCGGGCTTCAGCCTGGAGCAGCCCTTCTATACCTCGCGCGAGATCTATGAACTCGACCTCAAGCACATCTTCTACAAGGAGTGGCTTTATGCCGTTCCGGCCTGCCAACTCGCCAAGGCGGGCAGCTACGTCACATTGCGCGTCGGCGCCTATGAAGTGATCATCGTGCGTGGCCGTGACGGCGAGATCCGCGCCTTCCACAATTCCTGTCGTCATCGCGGGTCGCTGGTTTGCAAGGCGCGCGAAGGCCAGGTGGCGAAGCTCGTCTGTCCCTATCATCAGTGGACCTACGACCTTGACGGCAAACTGATCTGGGCAAACGACATGGGACCTGGGTTCGACGCGTCGCAATTCGGGCTGAAGCCGGTCAACCTGCGCAATCTCGAAGGCCTGATCTATATCTGCCTGTCCGACACGCCACCGGACTTCGAACCCTTCGCCAAACTGGCGCGCCCGTATCTGGAGGTCCACGAACTCAAGGATGCCAAGGTCGCCTTCACCTCGACCATCGTCGAGAAGGGCAACTGGAAGCTGGTTTGGGAGAACAACCGCGAGTGCTATCACTGCAGCAGCAACCATCCGGCGCTCTGCCGCTCTTTCCCGCTCGACCCGGAAGTTGCCGGCGTCCAGGCCGATGGCGGGGTGTCACCGAGGCTGCAGGTGCATTTCGACCGTTGCGCGGCCGCCGGCGCGCCGGCGCAATTCGTCCTTGCTGGTGACGGTCAATACCGTTTGGCACGCATGCCGCTCCAGGAAAAGGCATTGAGCTATACGATGGACGGCAAGGCCGCCGTCGCCAGAAACCTTGGCCGGGTTGCCCCGCCCGACGCCGGCACGCTCCTGATGTTCCATTATCCGTCGACATGGAATCACTTCCTGCCGGATCATTCGCTGACCTTCAGGGTCGTGCCGATCAGCCCGACGGAAACCGAGGTCACGACCACCTGGCTCGTGCACAAGGATGCCGTCGAAGGTGTCGACTACGACCTCAAGCGCCTGACGGAAGTCTGGATCGCCACCAATGACGAAGATCGCGAGATCGTCGAGACCAACCAGCAGGGGATCTTCTCTCCGGCCTATGTTCCCGGTCCCTATTCGCCGGGCCAGGAAAGCGGGGTGACGCAGTTCGTCGACTGGTATGCGGCCTGGCTCGAGCGCGCCGTTGCGCCGCTTCGGGTGGCGGCGGAGTGA
- a CDS encoding hybrid-cluster NAD(P)-dependent oxidoreductase → MSQFKTLSFWGDAEPLECVTRTPEAPDVVTFSFQSPSGALFNHDPGQFVTLELPAPGGPLYRTYTISSSPSRPTALTITVKAQDRSIGTRWMLDKLHKGMRIRAIGPAGKFSIVHHPAEKYLFISAGSGITPMVAMTTWLYDSGREPDIVFINCARRPSEIILRDRMELMASRIVGIDLKWVVEEPDPFRPWTGYRGMFNQIMLGLMAQDYLDREVFCCGPEPFMRAVREALAGLGYEMSRYHQESFTAEPEHAEDVPEDVVPDQQNQAEIAFSLSGISARCNETDTILVAAKAAGLVIPSGCSMGICGTCKVRKTEGRVHMVHNGGITEEDIEEGYILACCSKPLGHVTVEA, encoded by the coding sequence ATGAGCCAGTTCAAGACACTCAGCTTCTGGGGCGATGCCGAACCGCTCGAATGCGTCACCCGCACGCCGGAAGCGCCAGACGTGGTGACCTTCAGCTTTCAAAGTCCCTCCGGGGCGCTGTTCAACCATGATCCGGGGCAGTTCGTCACGCTGGAACTGCCCGCTCCCGGCGGGCCGCTCTACCGCACCTATACGATCTCTTCCTCACCATCGCGGCCGACGGCGCTGACGATCACCGTCAAGGCGCAGGATCGGTCCATCGGCACGCGTTGGATGCTCGACAAGCTGCACAAGGGCATGCGCATCAGGGCCATCGGCCCGGCGGGAAAATTCTCGATCGTGCATCACCCGGCCGAGAAATACCTCTTCATCTCCGCCGGTTCCGGCATCACGCCGATGGTGGCGATGACCACCTGGCTTTACGATTCCGGGCGCGAGCCGGATATCGTCTTCATCAACTGCGCGCGCCGTCCCTCCGAGATCATCCTGCGCGACAGGATGGAACTCATGGCCTCGCGCATCGTCGGCATCGACCTGAAATGGGTGGTCGAGGAACCCGATCCCTTCCGGCCCTGGACCGGCTATCGGGGAATGTTCAACCAGATCATGCTGGGCCTGATGGCCCAGGACTATCTCGACCGCGAGGTGTTCTGCTGCGGCCCCGAACCTTTCATGCGGGCCGTGCGCGAGGCGCTTGCCGGTCTCGGCTACGAGATGAGCCGCTACCATCAGGAGAGCTTCACGGCAGAGCCCGAGCACGCCGAAGATGTTCCCGAGGATGTGGTCCCCGATCAGCAGAACCAGGCCGAGATCGCCTTCTCCCTCTCCGGCATCAGCGCCCGGTGCAACGAGACGGACACGATCCTGGTGGCCGCAAAGGCGGCGGGACTGGTGATCCCCTCGGGCTGTTCGATGGGAATCTGCGGCACCTGCAAGGTGCGCAAGACGGAAGGCCGGGTCCACATGGTGCACAATGGCGGCATCACGGAGGAGGATATCGAGGAGGGCTATATCCTCGCCTGTTGCTCCAAACCCCTGGGCCACGTGACCGTGGAAGCGTAG
- a CDS encoding phasin: MATKKTEDAFSLSFDPTKFADSFREFAEKGAAQSKDAYAKMKTAAEEATKTVEATLESAQSGSVELGLKAINALRTNAENSLSHMEALLGVKSLSELVELQTAFIRKQAEVAVEQAKTMQEATRKVAENVAKPGKEAAEKVVSTFKKA; the protein is encoded by the coding sequence ATGGCTACCAAGAAGACCGAAGACGCATTTTCCCTTTCCTTTGACCCGACCAAGTTCGCCGACAGCTTCCGCGAGTTTGCCGAAAAGGGCGCCGCGCAGTCGAAGGACGCCTATGCCAAGATGAAGACCGCCGCCGAAGAGGCAACGAAGACCGTCGAAGCGACGCTCGAAAGCGCCCAGTCCGGCTCCGTCGAGCTCGGCCTAAAGGCGATCAACGCGCTGCGCACCAATGCCGAGAACTCGCTCTCGCACATGGAAGCGCTGCTTGGCGTGAAGTCGCTTTCCGAACTGGTCGAACTGCAGACCGCCTTCATCCGCAAGCAGGCCGAAGTCGCCGTCGAGCAGGCCAAGACGATGCAGGAAGCCACCCGCAAGGTCGCCGAGAACGTTGCCAAGCCCGGCAAGGAAGCCGCCGAAAAGGTCGTTTCCACCTTCAAGAAGGCCTGA
- a CDS encoding ABC transporter permease: MHFTAKSLKRRHARSGTGLTHRLLASWSGLASAIVLMPIAAIAWLAVTGGGADWPHLIENVIPRATVRTLMLVGLTGAVTAAVGIVTAWLVATCEFPLRRLLSAMLVLPLAIPAYLAAYAFGELLTFTGPVQGLIRALFGFQTSRDYWFPDVRSLGGAVLVISSVLYPYIYLACRSMFLMQGRAAADVARTLGAGPLKVFLKIQIPMARPAVVIGLTLVAMETMNDIGAVEFLGVQTLTFSIFDTWLNRGSLAGAAQIACIMLVFIVALMMVERAARRSQRFASQKTTAAVHDAVRLELSGWKKWTATLVCLLPVLSGFAVPFLVLGNYALKRLDQFLAPRLLDALLHSVLVSGLTALVAVFLGFVMAYAARTGRSPLTEAAGRLASFGYGVPGTVLAIGVLFPLAAFDNGLDAWMRSLFGTSTGLVLSGTGFAIVYACAVRFLTMAEGTLEAGFHKLSPHLDMAARALGRTGGQTLRSVLLPMMRPAVLTSALLVFIETMKELSATIMLRPFNFNTLATLVYEDASRAKVEDASVAAMIIVICGMIPVILVSRSLERRS; encoded by the coding sequence TTGCACTTCACCGCCAAAAGCCTCAAGCGACGCCATGCCAGGTCGGGCACCGGACTGACGCATCGGCTGCTCGCAAGCTGGTCCGGCCTCGCATCGGCGATCGTGCTCATGCCGATCGCCGCCATCGCATGGCTTGCGGTGACCGGCGGCGGCGCGGACTGGCCGCATCTCATCGAGAACGTCATTCCCCGCGCCACCGTCAGAACGCTGATGCTCGTCGGGCTGACCGGCGCGGTGACCGCCGCCGTCGGCATCGTGACGGCATGGCTGGTGGCGACCTGCGAATTTCCGCTGCGCCGGCTCCTCTCCGCCATGCTGGTGCTGCCGCTTGCTATCCCGGCCTATCTCGCGGCCTATGCCTTCGGCGAGCTCTTGACCTTCACCGGACCGGTCCAGGGCCTCATCCGGGCGCTCTTCGGTTTTCAGACGAGCCGGGACTATTGGTTTCCGGATGTGCGTTCGCTCGGCGGCGCGGTGCTGGTGATCAGCTCGGTCCTCTATCCCTATATCTATCTTGCCTGCCGCTCGATGTTTCTGATGCAGGGCCGTGCGGCCGCCGACGTGGCCCGCACGCTCGGCGCCGGGCCGCTGAAGGTCTTCCTGAAAATCCAGATCCCGATGGCCAGGCCGGCGGTCGTGATCGGCCTGACGCTCGTCGCCATGGAAACGATGAACGACATCGGCGCGGTCGAATTTCTCGGCGTTCAGACCCTGACCTTTTCTATCTTCGACACCTGGCTCAACCGCGGCAGCCTTGCGGGTGCCGCGCAGATCGCCTGCATCATGCTTGTTTTCATCGTCGCGTTGATGATGGTCGAACGTGCCGCCCGCCGCAGCCAGCGCTTCGCCAGCCAGAAGACGACGGCGGCCGTCCACGACGCGGTGCGCCTCGAGCTGTCGGGCTGGAAGAAATGGACTGCAACGCTCGTCTGTCTCCTGCCTGTTCTTTCCGGTTTTGCCGTCCCCTTCCTGGTGCTCGGCAACTACGCATTGAAGCGACTCGACCAATTTTTGGCGCCGCGCCTCCTCGACGCATTGCTGCACAGCGTCCTGGTCTCCGGCCTGACGGCACTCGTCGCGGTTTTCCTGGGTTTCGTCATGGCCTATGCGGCCCGCACCGGCCGCTCGCCGCTCACCGAAGCCGCCGGGCGGCTCGCCTCGTTCGGCTACGGCGTGCCGGGAACGGTGCTCGCCATCGGCGTGCTCTTTCCGCTCGCCGCCTTCGACAATGGCCTGGATGCATGGATGCGCAGCCTTTTCGGCACTTCCACCGGTCTCGTCCTCAGCGGCACCGGCTTTGCGATCGTCTATGCCTGCGCGGTGCGGTTTCTAACCATGGCCGAGGGAACGCTGGAAGCCGGCTTCCACAAGCTCTCGCCGCATCTCGACATGGCCGCCCGCGCGCTCGGCCGGACGGGCGGCCAGACCCTACGCTCGGTGCTTCTGCCGATGATGCGCCCGGCGGTGCTGACATCGGCGCTGCTCGTCTTCATCGAAACGATGAAGGAGCTTTCCGCGACCATCATGCTGCGGCCGTTCAATTTCAACACGCTCGCCACCCTCGTCTACGAGGACGCGTCGCGCGCCAAGGTAGAGGATGCTTCGGTCGCCGCGATGATCATCGTCATCTGCGGCATGATCCCGGTCATTCTGGTGTCGCGGTCGCTCGAACGCCGCTCATAG
- a CDS encoding LysR substrate-binding domain-containing protein yields MPSPYDFSSMTALICFEAAARNASFKKAAQEMNVTPAAVSHQIKALEMDLGCSLFLRHHRGVELTEKGALLFIAIQRGFETISEAVTQMRERPETVDVTVGTTTAISSLWLTPKISAFWKIHPTVTVSQLVSDVPGMTGRCDLSIHYGNPQGNGVEYRALFQDHIVAMGTSRFAAEHGITRLEDLVKAPLIHSSSKETGWTSWDDWFAALGYPEPKGRSFYVNNYMIALQAAQDDVGAVLGWDGLVGSLIEEGRLVKLVPESIPSPVGFYLKIHPRASSKARLFADWLVASA; encoded by the coding sequence ATGCCAAGCCCCTATGACTTCTCCTCCATGACCGCGCTTATCTGCTTCGAGGCGGCGGCGCGAAATGCGAGTTTCAAGAAGGCCGCGCAGGAAATGAATGTGACGCCGGCTGCCGTCAGCCACCAGATCAAGGCGCTGGAGATGGACCTCGGATGCAGCCTGTTCCTCCGCCACCACCGCGGCGTCGAACTCACGGAGAAAGGAGCGCTTCTGTTCATCGCGATCCAGCGGGGGTTCGAGACGATTTCCGAAGCCGTCACCCAGATGCGCGAGCGCCCGGAAACGGTCGACGTCACGGTCGGGACCACCACGGCTATCAGTTCGCTGTGGCTCACACCGAAGATCTCGGCCTTCTGGAAGATCCATCCCACCGTTACCGTCTCGCAACTCGTCAGCGACGTGCCGGGAATGACCGGCCGCTGCGATCTGAGCATCCATTACGGCAATCCGCAGGGGAACGGAGTTGAATACCGCGCTCTCTTTCAGGACCACATCGTGGCTATGGGAACATCCCGTTTCGCCGCCGAGCATGGCATTACCAGGCTTGAGGATCTGGTTAAGGCACCGTTGATTCACTCGAGCAGCAAGGAAACAGGCTGGACAAGCTGGGACGACTGGTTTGCCGCGCTTGGATACCCGGAGCCCAAGGGCCGCAGTTTCTATGTCAACAACTACATGATCGCGCTTCAGGCTGCGCAGGACGACGTCGGGGCGGTGCTGGGCTGGGACGGGCTGGTCGGAAGCCTGATCGAGGAAGGACGGCTGGTGAAACTTGTTCCGGAGAGCATCCCCTCACCCGTGGGCTTTTACCTGAAGATCCACCCGCGCGCTTCGTCGAAGGCGCGGCTTTTCGCGGACTGGCTTGTTGCAAGCGCTTGA